A single genomic interval of Zingiber officinale cultivar Zhangliang chromosome 4A, Zo_v1.1, whole genome shotgun sequence harbors:
- the LOC121971703 gene encoding uncharacterized protein LOC121971703 isoform X3 produces MLVDPILVGNLDFGVPWLYDGAKRFLKNFNLQDLPELDCLLITQSLDDHCHVKTLTPLSKMLPELPVIATPNAEAILTTLFKNVTYLEPGQSIDLEGKNGSKVKVSATEGPILGPPWQRPENGYIVESGQSHLTLYYEPHCVYNSSFLQNYQADVVITPVIRQLLPGFTLVSGQEDAVLLAKLLKAKYIVTMKNGDLDAKGLLSWILYAEGTTESFQELLLKELPNVQVSEPTPGVPLEIPVVSAVSQ; encoded by the exons ATGTTGGTAGATCCGATCCTGGTGGGGAACTTGGACTTCGGCGTGCCTTGGCTCTACGATGGAGCTAAGAGATTTTTGAAGAACTTCAAT CTGCAGGATCTTCCTGAGCTCGATTGCTTGCTGATCACGCAGAGCCTTGACGACCATTGCCATGTCAAGACCCTGACTCCTCTCTCGAAAATGCTTCCCGAGTTGCCTGTCATCGCCACCCCTAATGCTGAGGCGATTTTGACCACTCTGTTTAAAAAT GTTACCTATTTAGAACCTGGTCAAAGCATtgatttggagggaaaaaatggaAGTAAAGTAAAAGTCTCTGCAACTGAAGGTCCAATTTTGGGGCCTCCTTGGCAGAGGCCAGAAAATGG GTATATAGTTGAATCTGGACAAAGCCATTTGACTCTCTACTATGAGCCACACTGTGTATACAACAGTTCCTTTCTACAAAATTACCAGGCTGATGTTGTCATAACTCCAGTCATTAGGCAACTGCTTCCTGGTTTCACTTTAGTCTCTGGACAAGAAGATGCTGTGCTTCTCGCAAAGTTGTTGAAAGCCAA ATACATTGTTACAATGAAAAACGGTGACCTCGACGCCAAAGGACTTCTTTCATGGATTCTTTATGCGGAGGGCACAACAGAATCATTCCAG GAATTGCTGTTGAAGGAATTGCCAAACGTCCAGGTGTCGGAGCCTACGCCTGGTGTGCCATTGGAGATACCTGTGGTTTCTGCTGTCTCACAGTGA
- the LOC121971703 gene encoding uncharacterized protein LOC121971703 isoform X2, with protein sequence MALHLHGLILRSFFPSSHRQAASTAGAPFFLPHPTFPPCTPRLPLRFKPRRNYPSVTGRLNSCSPPAASAAVSQTAEPVKLTHLESNSWLWDVDGVRMLVDPILVGNLDFGVPWLYDGAKRFLKNFNVKMISSVCSLDDHCHVKTLTPLSKMLPELPVIATPNAEAILTTLFKNVTYLEPGQSIDLEGKNGSKVKVSATEGPILGPPWQRPENGYIVESGQSHLTLYYEPHCVYNSSFLQNYQADVVITPVIRQLLPGFTLVSGQEDAVLLAKLLKAKYIVTMKNGDLDAKGLLSWILYAEGTTESFQELLLKELPNVQVSEPTPGVPLEIPVVSAVSQ encoded by the exons ATGGCGCTCCACCTCCACGGCCTCATCCTCCGCTCCTTCTTCCCCTCCTCGCATCGCCAAGCCGCCTCCACTGCCGGAGCGCCCTTCTTCCTTCCTCATCCGACCTTTCCGCCGTGCACTCCCCGTCTTCCTCTCCGTTTCAAGCCCCGTAGGAATTACCCGTCCGTCACCGGGAGGCTCAACTCGTGCTCTCCGCCGGCGGCCTCCGCAGCAGTCTCACAAACAGCAGAACCCGTAAAACTCACACATTTGGag AGTAACAGTTGGCTGTGGGATGTCGACGGAGTCAGGATGTTGGTAGATCCGATCCTGGTGGGGAACTTGGACTTCGGCGTGCCTTGGCTCTACGATGGAGCTAAGAGATTTTTGAAGAACTTCAATGTGAAGATGATTTCTTCTGTTTGT AGCCTTGACGACCATTGCCATGTCAAGACCCTGACTCCTCTCTCGAAAATGCTTCCCGAGTTGCCTGTCATCGCCACCCCTAATGCTGAGGCGATTTTGACCACTCTGTTTAAAAAT GTTACCTATTTAGAACCTGGTCAAAGCATtgatttggagggaaaaaatggaAGTAAAGTAAAAGTCTCTGCAACTGAAGGTCCAATTTTGGGGCCTCCTTGGCAGAGGCCAGAAAATGG GTATATAGTTGAATCTGGACAAAGCCATTTGACTCTCTACTATGAGCCACACTGTGTATACAACAGTTCCTTTCTACAAAATTACCAGGCTGATGTTGTCATAACTCCAGTCATTAGGCAACTGCTTCCTGGTTTCACTTTAGTCTCTGGACAAGAAGATGCTGTGCTTCTCGCAAAGTTGTTGAAAGCCAA ATACATTGTTACAATGAAAAACGGTGACCTCGACGCCAAAGGACTTCTTTCATGGATTCTTTATGCGGAGGGCACAACAGAATCATTCCAG GAATTGCTGTTGAAGGAATTGCCAAACGTCCAGGTGTCGGAGCCTACGCCTGGTGTGCCATTGGAGATACCTGTGGTTTCTGCTGTCTCACAGTGA
- the LOC121971704 gene encoding 16.9 kDa class I heat shock protein 2-like, giving the protein MSIVRRSNIFDPFSLDFFDPFDGFPFDFFGALADPRPGVASDASAFANTRIDWKETPEAHVFEVDLPGVKKEEVKVEVEEGRVLQISGERAKEREEKNDKWHRVERSSGKFLRRFRLPENAKVDQVKAGMENGVLTVTIPKEEVKKPEVKSIEISG; this is encoded by the coding sequence ATGTCGATCGTGAGGCGCAGCAACATCTTCGATCCCTTCTCCCTCGACTTCTTCGATCCCTTCGACGGCTTCCCCTTCGATTTCTTCGGTGCCCTCGCCGACCCTCGCCCCGGCGTCGCCAGTGACGCCTCCGCCTTCGCCAACACCCGCATCGACTGGAAGGAGACGCCGGAGGCGCACGTGTTTGAGGTCGATCTCCCCGGCGTCAAGAAGGAGGAGGTgaaggtggaggtggaggaaggGCGGGTCCTCCAGATCAGCGGCGAGCGCGCCAAGGAACGAGAGGAAAAGAACGACAAGTGGCACCGCGTGGAGCGCAGCAGCGGCAAGTTCCTGCGCCGGTTCCGGCTGCCGGAGAACGCCAAGGTGGACCAGGTTAAGGCGGGCATGGAGAATGGTGTTTTGACGGTGACGATCCCCAAGGAGGAGGTGAAGAAGCCGGAAGTGAAGTCCATTGAGATCTCCGGCTGA
- the LOC121971701 gene encoding uncharacterized protein LOC121971701 isoform X2 — translation MSGTSLQVGRRNEEHRFYDASKARRNRHGHHHRQYQQSSQRYTGTSSGFSPFFQSVPMDKAEVTKSSVPEPEKRSGEEDVPKKIVTMNVSCISPSADRPCNLERFLKSTTPVAPARYPSKMKMGGCMPSGGESRPYFVLADLWESFAEWSAYGAGVPLVLNSRTSVIQYYVPFLSGIQLYSALNKSSSDFRRPGDESDGDSYRDSSSDLSSDHEHEKRLSYSKACGSEHVDENLPLGMDCLCWREKSWNQQEGSSSDDGDCGHSQPDLLFEYLEQDPPFVREPLFDKISDLAGHFPALKSLKSCDLLPSSWISVAWYPIYRIPTGPTLKDLDACFLTFHSLSPPMKECPTAFVAQGVNGVAVVSLPTFGLASYKFRGSIWTPNGGREFQLVNSLVQEAEKWVRRLNVDHPDYSFFASRGATWR, via the exons ATGTCGGGAACAAGCTTGCAGGTGGGTCGCCGGAATGAGGAGCATCGATTCTACGATGCCTCCAAGGCCAGGAGAAACCGTCATGGCCACCACCACCGACAATACCAACAGAGTTCTCAGAGATATACCGGCACTTCCTCTGGATTTTCGCCCTTCTTTCAATCTGTTCCCATGGACAAGGCTGAAGTGACGAAATCCAGCGTTCCCGAGCCGGAGAAACGATCAGGAGAGGAAGATGTGCCTAAGAAAATCGTGACAATGAATGTTTCGTGTATTAGTCCTTCTGCCGATCGTCCTTGCAACTTGGAACGGTTTTTAAAGTCAACGACTCCAGTTGCCCCCGCTCGGTACCCTTCCAAG ATGAAGATGGGAGGATGTATGCCCTCTGGTGGGGAGTCCAGGCCTTATTTCGTTCTTGCGGACCTCTGGGAGTCGTTTGCCGAGTGGAGCGCCTATGGTGCTGGTGTTCCTCTTGTTCTCAACAGCAGGACCAGCGTGATCCAGTATTACGTACCCTTCTTGTCAGGCATCCAGTTATATAGTGCATTGAACAAGTCGTCGTCTGATTTCAG GAGACCTGGTGATGAGAGTGATGGTGATAGTTACCGGGATTCAAGTAGTGATTTAAGTAGTGACCATGAACATGAAAAGAGGCTCAGCTACTCAAAAGCATGCGGTTCAGAGCATGTTGATGAAAACTTGCCCTTAGGGATGGATTGTCTTTGTTGGAGAGAGAAATCTTGGAACCAACAAGAGGGATCTTCAAGTGATGATGGGGATTGTGGGCATTCACAGCCTGATTTGCTTTTTGAATATCTTGAACAGGACCCACCATTTGTTCGTGAACCTTTATTTGATAAG ATCTCAGATCTTGCCGGTCATTTTCCTGCATTGAAATCTCTTAAAAGTTGTGATCTACTTCCATCTAGCTGGATTTCAGTTGCATG GTACCCTATATACAGAATCCCTACAGGCCCTACATTGAAGGATCTGGATGCCTGCTTTCTGACATTTCATTCTCTTTCGCCTCCGATGAAAG AATGTCCTACGGCTTTTGTGGCACAAGGGGTGAATGGTGTTGCTGTGGTCTCCCTTCCCACTTTTGGGCTTGCTTCCTACAAGTTCAGAGGATCTATTTGGACTCCCAACGGTGGGAGAGAGTTCCAATTGGTGAATTCCCTAGTGCAAGAAGCAGAAAAATGGGTGCGACGTCTGAATGTTGATCACCCAGACTACTCTTTCTTCGCTTCACGTGGTGCCACCTGGAGATAG
- the LOC121971703 gene encoding uncharacterized protein LOC121971703 isoform X1 translates to MALHLHGLILRSFFPSSHRQAASTAGAPFFLPHPTFPPCTPRLPLRFKPRRNYPSVTGRLNSCSPPAASAAVSQTAEPVKLTHLESNSWLWDVDGVRMLVDPILVGNLDFGVPWLYDGAKRFLKNFNLQDLPELDCLLITQSLDDHCHVKTLTPLSKMLPELPVIATPNAEAILTTLFKNVTYLEPGQSIDLEGKNGSKVKVSATEGPILGPPWQRPENGYIVESGQSHLTLYYEPHCVYNSSFLQNYQADVVITPVIRQLLPGFTLVSGQEDAVLLAKLLKAKYIVTMKNGDLDAKGLLSWILYAEGTTESFQELLLKELPNVQVSEPTPGVPLEIPVVSAVSQ, encoded by the exons ATGGCGCTCCACCTCCACGGCCTCATCCTCCGCTCCTTCTTCCCCTCCTCGCATCGCCAAGCCGCCTCCACTGCCGGAGCGCCCTTCTTCCTTCCTCATCCGACCTTTCCGCCGTGCACTCCCCGTCTTCCTCTCCGTTTCAAGCCCCGTAGGAATTACCCGTCCGTCACCGGGAGGCTCAACTCGTGCTCTCCGCCGGCGGCCTCCGCAGCAGTCTCACAAACAGCAGAACCCGTAAAACTCACACATTTGGag AGTAACAGTTGGCTGTGGGATGTCGACGGAGTCAGGATGTTGGTAGATCCGATCCTGGTGGGGAACTTGGACTTCGGCGTGCCTTGGCTCTACGATGGAGCTAAGAGATTTTTGAAGAACTTCAAT CTGCAGGATCTTCCTGAGCTCGATTGCTTGCTGATCACGCAGAGCCTTGACGACCATTGCCATGTCAAGACCCTGACTCCTCTCTCGAAAATGCTTCCCGAGTTGCCTGTCATCGCCACCCCTAATGCTGAGGCGATTTTGACCACTCTGTTTAAAAAT GTTACCTATTTAGAACCTGGTCAAAGCATtgatttggagggaaaaaatggaAGTAAAGTAAAAGTCTCTGCAACTGAAGGTCCAATTTTGGGGCCTCCTTGGCAGAGGCCAGAAAATGG GTATATAGTTGAATCTGGACAAAGCCATTTGACTCTCTACTATGAGCCACACTGTGTATACAACAGTTCCTTTCTACAAAATTACCAGGCTGATGTTGTCATAACTCCAGTCATTAGGCAACTGCTTCCTGGTTTCACTTTAGTCTCTGGACAAGAAGATGCTGTGCTTCTCGCAAAGTTGTTGAAAGCCAA ATACATTGTTACAATGAAAAACGGTGACCTCGACGCCAAAGGACTTCTTTCATGGATTCTTTATGCGGAGGGCACAACAGAATCATTCCAG GAATTGCTGTTGAAGGAATTGCCAAACGTCCAGGTGTCGGAGCCTACGCCTGGTGTGCCATTGGAGATACCTGTGGTTTCTGCTGTCTCACAGTGA
- the LOC121971701 gene encoding uncharacterized protein LOC121971701 isoform X1: MSGTSLQVGRRNEEHRFYDASKARRNRHGHHHRQYQQSSQRYTGTSSGFSPFFQSVPMDKAEVTKSSVPEPEKRSGEEDVPKKIVTMNVSCISPSADRPCNLERFLKSTTPVAPARYPSKMKMGGCMPSGGESRPYFVLADLWESFAEWSAYGAGVPLVLNSRTSVIQYYVPFLSGIQLYSALNKSSSDFRRPGDESDGDSYRDSSSDLSSDHEHEKRLSYSKACGSEHVDENLPLGMDCLCWREKSWNQQEGSSSDDGDCGHSQPDLLFEYLEQDPPFVREPLFDKISDLAGHFPALKSLKSCDLLPSSWISVAWYPIYRIPTGPTLKDLDACFLTFHSLSPPMKGKECPTAFVAQGVNGVAVVSLPTFGLASYKFRGSIWTPNGGREFQLVNSLVQEAEKWVRRLNVDHPDYSFFASRGATWR, from the exons ATGTCGGGAACAAGCTTGCAGGTGGGTCGCCGGAATGAGGAGCATCGATTCTACGATGCCTCCAAGGCCAGGAGAAACCGTCATGGCCACCACCACCGACAATACCAACAGAGTTCTCAGAGATATACCGGCACTTCCTCTGGATTTTCGCCCTTCTTTCAATCTGTTCCCATGGACAAGGCTGAAGTGACGAAATCCAGCGTTCCCGAGCCGGAGAAACGATCAGGAGAGGAAGATGTGCCTAAGAAAATCGTGACAATGAATGTTTCGTGTATTAGTCCTTCTGCCGATCGTCCTTGCAACTTGGAACGGTTTTTAAAGTCAACGACTCCAGTTGCCCCCGCTCGGTACCCTTCCAAG ATGAAGATGGGAGGATGTATGCCCTCTGGTGGGGAGTCCAGGCCTTATTTCGTTCTTGCGGACCTCTGGGAGTCGTTTGCCGAGTGGAGCGCCTATGGTGCTGGTGTTCCTCTTGTTCTCAACAGCAGGACCAGCGTGATCCAGTATTACGTACCCTTCTTGTCAGGCATCCAGTTATATAGTGCATTGAACAAGTCGTCGTCTGATTTCAG GAGACCTGGTGATGAGAGTGATGGTGATAGTTACCGGGATTCAAGTAGTGATTTAAGTAGTGACCATGAACATGAAAAGAGGCTCAGCTACTCAAAAGCATGCGGTTCAGAGCATGTTGATGAAAACTTGCCCTTAGGGATGGATTGTCTTTGTTGGAGAGAGAAATCTTGGAACCAACAAGAGGGATCTTCAAGTGATGATGGGGATTGTGGGCATTCACAGCCTGATTTGCTTTTTGAATATCTTGAACAGGACCCACCATTTGTTCGTGAACCTTTATTTGATAAG ATCTCAGATCTTGCCGGTCATTTTCCTGCATTGAAATCTCTTAAAAGTTGTGATCTACTTCCATCTAGCTGGATTTCAGTTGCATG GTACCCTATATACAGAATCCCTACAGGCCCTACATTGAAGGATCTGGATGCCTGCTTTCTGACATTTCATTCTCTTTCGCCTCCGATGAAAGGTAAAG AATGTCCTACGGCTTTTGTGGCACAAGGGGTGAATGGTGTTGCTGTGGTCTCCCTTCCCACTTTTGGGCTTGCTTCCTACAAGTTCAGAGGATCTATTTGGACTCCCAACGGTGGGAGAGAGTTCCAATTGGTGAATTCCCTAGTGCAAGAAGCAGAAAAATGGGTGCGACGTCTGAATGTTGATCACCCAGACTACTCTTTCTTCGCTTCACGTGGTGCCACCTGGAGATAG